From bacterium:
CTGGAGTGTGGACGTAGCAAACGCAGCATTACCCCTGCCGCCCTCGCCGCCCTTAGCGACGACCTGACGTTGACCATCATGCGTGAGGTCGGCAATGGCCTTTTCAGTGTCGGAGCGATATACAAGCGTGCCCACCGGCACTCGCAGCACAAGCTCCTCGCCATTCTTACCATGCCTGTCATTGGGACCGCCGTCGCCGCCGCGCCCGGCCTTATAGTGTTTCTTATATCTCAAGTCGACGAGAGTGTTGAGGCGCGCATCAGCTTCTATTACGATATCGCCGCCCTTGCCGCCGTTGCCGCCAGACGGACCACCGCGAGGAATATATTTTTCCCGCCTAAATGCGACAAGGCCGTTGCCGCCGTCGCCCGACTTCACTGTTATCTCTACCTGGTCTACGAATTGCATATTTTCTCCGCCACTATTCTACCACGCGGAGTAAGGGAAGTTCAAAGGTAAACGGAGGTGCATATTTCTTGTATGGAAGTTATTTGAATATGAAGAGGCAATATATAATGATCCCAAGCGGCAACGATAGAGCGGCTAACCTTCTGACCCACATAACATAGTAATCCTTATCAGAAAACCTTCCAGGCATAAGCCACTTGCTCAATTTCATCCTCGACTCATAGCTTTGCTCTGCTCCATTGCCCCATATATACCAGACGCATATGCCTATCCAGAAGATCAACCATATATGGACTAACATAAGTTCATCAATGCTCATTACCGCACCAACAATGGAAAAGTGTTATTTCCTAATACTGTTTGTCGAGATGCTAAGACACTTCGGGGGTATAAACACCCCGGATACTCATCGATTCACACACTATCCAACCTTAACGGTCGATTTGCCCAACACTCTCTCCACTTCTTCCACAAAATGGGTTGTTGCAGTCACTTTATATGATGTGGCGATCTTCTGACGAGTGCCGCAGTGAAACATCCAAAAGTACACGCTGCATTCGCCGGGATTGGCTTCGAGAATGTGCTTTAGTATGTCGAGGCGAATCTTAGGAGTGCCGTTGATCTTGATATGCACACTGCGATGGCCATTGCCATTCGTTTTGCCGTTGCCGTTAGCCAGCGGAGTGACCGACTCTCCCCTTATCTCGACCTCAACAGTGTTGTCCTCCTCATCAGCGGCAAGTCTCTCTCTGTGACTCGCTCTGCCTTTGATGATTACAACCCTGTCTTTAACCAGTTGGCTTTCACAATTTTTGAGGTCGCGCGGGAAAAACGTGACGTTGATTGTTCCATATAAGTCTTCAAGTTTTGCGAATGCCATCTTATCATTTCTGCGTGTGATCTTGGTTCGCACATCAGTAATGATACCGCCGATTGTGCATTCCTGATCGTTGTCCAGCTCTTTATAGTTCGATGCGTTCGCCGAACAGTTCTTTTCGAGTTGGCCACGCATATTATCGAGCGGATGTCCCGACAAATACAGTCCAACCAGGTCCTTTTCCATCGTGTATATTTGGTCTTGAGGATATTCACCTATATGAGCATATTTGCCTGCGTCAAACCCATTAACAATTTCATCCATGTCCGAGCCGAACAAGCCGGTCTGACCGTTTTTTTGGTCTTTAAGCCTGGATGCTGCAGCGCTCATGGCATCCGGCATCATTTCCATAAGTTGAGCACGATTGGGCAGGATGGATGAAAACGCCCCCACCTTTATCAGGCACTCCACACTGCTCTTGTTTATTGCTGACTCTGCCTGCACTCTCTCACAAAAATCAAAAAGGTCCCTAAACTTGCCGCCGGCGTTCCTTGCCGCCACCATGCCTTCGATTACGGCTTTGCTGCAGCCCTTGACGGCTCCAAGCCCAAACCTGATCCCATCGCCTTCCACTTCAAAGTCGGCACTACTTGCATTAACATCAGGCGGAAATACAGGAATGTTGAACCTTTTGCAATCATCTATATAGATAGAGAGCTTTTCTTTATCGTCCATATTTGCCGAGATAAGCGCAGCATAGTATTCCGCAGGATAGTTTGCCTTCATGTAAGCAGTGCGATATGCAACAAACGCATAACAGACCGCATGCGCCTTGTTGAATGCATAGCCCGCAAAAGGCTCCACCTGTTCATATATCTTGGTCGCGATCTTCTCAGAGACACCGTTTGCCTTTGCGCCCTGCAGGAATTTTTCCTTCTGCTTGTCCATGATCTCTTTGTTCTTGGAGGACATGGCCTTTCGCAGAACGTCCGCCTGGCCAAGGGTGAATCCACCAATGGACTGCGCAATACGCAGCACTTGCTCCTGATAGCAGATTACGCCGTAAGTCTCTTTTAGGATTGGTTCAAGCGATGGATGCAAATAAGTGATCGGTTCATGACCGAATTTGGAACGCACGAACTTGGGGATGAATGCCATCGGACCGGGTCGATACAGAGCAACGATAGCTGCAAGTTCCCTGATGGAGTTGGGTTTAAGCTCGATCACATTTCGGCGCATTCCCGCGCCCTCGAGCTGAAACACGCCGTTCGTGTCTCCCTTGCCGAGCATTTCGTACGTCTTGGCATCGTCCAGAGGGATATCCATTATATCGATATCGATTCCCTGGCTCTTTTTTACGTTCTTGATCGAATTGGCGAGTATTGTGAGGTTCGCAAGACCCAGGAAGTCCATCTTGAGCAGTCCGACCTTTGCGATGTCCTTCTTGGCCATCTGAGCAACAAACTCACCTTTGCCGCCCTGCTGGACCGGCACGTGATCTATCAACGGATCGTACGAGATCAGCACACCCGCTGCATGCACTCCGACGTTTCGGTTGATCCCTTCCAGTCCCTTTGCAGTATCTATCAACCGCCTGACGGAATAGGTGGAGTCATATGCGTTTTTCAGGTCGACATTGACCTCCATCGCCTGGTCTATCGTCATACCGATCGGCAGCGACGGGATCATCTTGCACACGCGGTCAACCTCAGGCAGATCCATTCCCAGCACACGCCCGCAGTCGCGCACGGCTGCGCGCGCCTTCATAGATCCGAATGTAGCAATCTGACCCACACGGTCGCGGCCGTATTTGCCGCAGACGTATTGTATCAGTTCTTCGCGGCGGTCGTCTTGAATATCGAGGTCGACATCGGGCATCTCCACACGTTCAGGGTTCAAAAAACGCTCGAACGCCAGACCGTATTCTATCGGGTCGACATCAGTAATTCCAAGCCCATATCCCACAAGACTCGATGCTGCAGACCCTCTTGCCCCGACATACATGCCCTGATTTCTTGCAAAGTCTGTGAAGTCGCGCACAATGAGCATATACAGCGGAAATCCACAGTCGTTGATGATCTTGCACTCATACTCAAACTGCTCTTTATATGCGCCCGGCGGCTCTGTACCCAGGCGCTGCTTCAAGCCATCCCAAGCCTGCTCGCGCATATACTCGTCGGGGGTAACATCCTCAGGAACACCAGGATCCGGCAACTTGGACCGTCCAAAGTCGAAGTCGATATTGCATCGCTCGGCTATCTCAAGAGTATTCTCCAGCACATGCGGCATATCCGGGAAGAGCTTGGCCATTTCTTCCTGGCTCTTCATATAAAACTGATCCGAACCAAATCGGAGTCTGTTGGGATCATCAAGTGTGGATCCAGTCTGAATGCAAAGCAGCACATCGTGAGCTTGGGAATCTTCCCTATTTGTGTAGTGAATATCGTTTGTCGCGACCAGCCTTAAACCCATGCGCTTTGAAATATCAATCAAAGCCTCATTGACGGGCTTTTGTTCGCGCAGACCATGGTCCTGGAGCTCGAGGTAGAAGTCATCTTTGCCAAAAATGTCTATATACTCGCCAAGCGCCCTGTCGACCCCCTCAAAGTCATTTTTCATAATCAAGTTTGGGATCTCGCCGCCAAGGCAGGCAGTGAGCGCGATCAGTTCGTCGCCGCAGTCGGCGAGCAGTTCCTTATCCACCCTGGGCTTGTAGTAAAATCCTTCGGAAAATGCAGTGCTGACGAGTTTGATGAGGTTTTTATAGCCCTTTTCGTTCTTAGCCAGAAGAACAAGGTGATACTGTTCCTTATCCAGCCTTGGGTCTCTCTGAGTGCGATGGCGCGGCGCCACATATACCTCGCATCCCAAGATCGGCTTTATGCCGGCCGATTTCGCCTCACTGTAGAACATAAGGTTGCCATACATAACACCATGGTCTGTGATGGCAACAGAAGGCATCTCATACTTTGCCGCAGTCTTGATGATGTCCTTGATCCGGCTTGCACCATCGAGAATGCTGTATTCTGTGTGGGTATGAAGATGAACAAAACCTGGCGCGTCCATGGAACTTCCTTGTGTGATGCAATTGGCTGACAGACATCATTTTACCACAGCCGAGCCTTTTCATGCCGCCAAATCAGGAGATATTTCCTGGAAACAAGTAGCTGTCATTTTTCTCTTGACCACAGTCGCCTTGGAGTGTGTTCACACAGGACGGCTAAACCAAGATATTCGCACCTGATCATATGGTTTGGCCGGATTTCAAAACACAGAAAGTTGTCATAGGCTTCTTTCTGAAAAACAATAGCTGGAAGGAAATCCAAAAGCTTGATTTTACACACAACAATAGACACGACTGTTGACAACTATCGAGAATGGAACTATCCTATTCCTAATGTAAGCGGTTACAAAACGGGAGAATAATGGAGACAACTATTACCAAGATTCGAGATATGGTCGCGCAGGCTATCAGAGAGACTGCGGTGACTGATATACATACCCATCTTTACTCACCAAGCTTTGGAGAAATCCTACTCTGGGGAATTGACGAACTGCTCACCTATCACTACCTGGTCGCCGAGACCATGCGCTGGGTGGACGTAACATACGAGAAGTTCTGGGCTATGTCCAAAACCGAACAGGCCGACCTTGTATGGAAAACGCTGTTTATAGATCACTCGCCGGTCAGCGAGTCCTGCAGAGGTGTTCTCACCACCCTAAATATGCTTGGGCTGGACACTTCATCGCGTGACCTGGCATCATATCGCCGGTTCTTTGCCGAAAAGAAAGTCGAAGACTATGTGGACATGGTCTTCAAAATCGCTAACCTGGACAGCGCGATCATGACCAACGATCCGTTCGATGACCTGGAAAGACCATCTTGGACCGAAAGCAGGCCGGTCGATCCCAGGTTCAAAGCAGCACTTCGTATAGACGGATTACTCAACGACTGGAGCACCGCCGCACCTGCACTCAACAACTGGGGATACGAGGTCGAAACAAGCTTCGGAGGCAATACATATTCTGAAGCCAGGCGTTTCCTTGTCGACTGGATCACAAAAATTGACGCTACGTATATGGCTGTATCGCTCCCTCCTACATTCGCATTCCCAGAGGAATCATCGAGAGGGCGGCTGATACAAGACTGTGTGCTGCCAGTTGCCGCAGAGACAGGCAAACCGTTTGCACTAATGCTCGGGGTAAAAAAACTCACTAATCCTGCACTGCGCTTGGCAGGCGACTCAGTCGGCAAAAGCAACATCGACGTGATCGAAAATCTGTGCAGCAATCATCCCAACGTCAAATTCCTGGTGACCATGCTCGCCAGAGAAAACCAGCATGAGCTATGCGTGGCCGCACGCAAGTTCCGCAACCTTCATATATTCGGATGCTGGTGGTTCCTTAACAACCCCAGCCTCATTAACGAGATGACCAGGATGCGCCTTGAACTCCTCGGGCTGAGCATAACCCCTCAGCATTCAGATGCGCGTGTGCTGGATCAGCTTATATACAAGTGGGCGCACTCTCGTCATATAATAGAAGATGTTTTGGTCGACAAATACATGGACCTCGCCGCAACCGGCTGGCAGGTGACCGAACAGGAAATCAGCCGCGACGTCGCCGACCTCTTCGGCGGCAGTTTCCGGCAGTTTATCAAATAGAAATGGAGAAAGTAGACATGTGCTGCAACGACGCGATAGGATCAATCTACAAGTATGCGGACGTCGGTCTGATTCACTTCATGGCTTATCCGCAGACGATCAAGGGCGATGGACCAATCCTTGAAACCCTGCAAAAAATCTGTGAGGACGACTATTTCACACTCGTCGAAATCACATGGATGAAAGACCCCGAGGTTCGCAAGGCTGCAAAAGCTATGCTCACACAGGCTGGTATGAAGTATGCATTCGGCGGCCAGCCGACACTCATGACCCAGAAGCTCAATCTCAATGACCCCGACGAAGCCGGACGGAAAAAGGCTGTCGAACAGATCAAAGCCGATATAGACGAGGCATATGAGATGGGCTGCATGGCCACGGCATTTTTGAGCGGTAAGGATCCCGGCCCTGAAGGCAAAGCCAAAGGCCTTGAACTGCTCTATGAATCAGTAACCGAAATTTGTGAATACGCCAAGGGCAAAGGCAATATGCCCATAGCGCTCGAAACGTTCGACCAGGTAGAATACGGTAAGAACACCATACTTGGTCCGACGAAGGATTCGGTGGCATTCGCAGAAAAGGTGAGGGCGAAATACTCTAACTTCGGCCTCATGCTCGACCTGAGCCACATGCCGCTGCTCGGCGAGACAACTAAGGAAATGCTTGAGCCCGCTAAGGACGTGCTGGTCCATATTCATATCGGCAACTGCGTGATGAAGGACCCCTCTCACCCTGCATACGGCGATGAGCACCCAAGGTTCGGAATCTGCGGCGGAGAAAACGGCGTGGATGAGCTTGCCGATTTCATTCAGGGACTATTCAAAATCGGATACTTCAACGACAAGGGCCCCAAGCCTATGAGCTTTGAGGTCAAACCTATTGCAGCATTCGGAGAACCGTCTGAGATAGTGATTGCCAACGCTAAGCGTGCACTCAACAAAGCCTGGGCGATGATATAAAAACAGGAAATAGGTAAGAGGTAACAAGATACCTCCAGGTACCTTACAAAATCCCTCTATCTTATAAAATCCCTCCAGGTATCTTACCTGGAGGGATTATTGTATTACAACTTGACTGTGAAGAGCTTCATACCCGCGTAGATAGAAAACCCACTGAAATCATACCCGGCCAACTTGCTGAAATAGTCATATCTTGCCTCAAGATAATAACGGCGGCTGAAAACAAGTCCAAGCGACATATTGGTATTGAGGCCAATGTGCTTGTCATCGATGCCGAGAGTATCGTCCTTAAGCTGCCCATAATATGGACCGGCGCGCAA
This genomic window contains:
- a CDS encoding DNA polymerase III subunit alpha → MDAPGFVHLHTHTEYSILDGASRIKDIIKTAAKYEMPSVAITDHGVMYGNLMFYSEAKSAGIKPILGCEVYVAPRHRTQRDPRLDKEQYHLVLLAKNEKGYKNLIKLVSTAFSEGFYYKPRVDKELLADCGDELIALTACLGGEIPNLIMKNDFEGVDRALGEYIDIFGKDDFYLELQDHGLREQKPVNEALIDISKRMGLRLVATNDIHYTNREDSQAHDVLLCIQTGSTLDDPNRLRFGSDQFYMKSQEEMAKLFPDMPHVLENTLEIAERCNIDFDFGRSKLPDPGVPEDVTPDEYMREQAWDGLKQRLGTEPPGAYKEQFEYECKIINDCGFPLYMLIVRDFTDFARNQGMYVGARGSAASSLVGYGLGITDVDPIEYGLAFERFLNPERVEMPDVDLDIQDDRREELIQYVCGKYGRDRVGQIATFGSMKARAAVRDCGRVLGMDLPEVDRVCKMIPSLPIGMTIDQAMEVNVDLKNAYDSTYSVRRLIDTAKGLEGINRNVGVHAAGVLISYDPLIDHVPVQQGGKGEFVAQMAKKDIAKVGLLKMDFLGLANLTILANSIKNVKKSQGIDIDIMDIPLDDAKTYEMLGKGDTNGVFQLEGAGMRRNVIELKPNSIRELAAIVALYRPGPMAFIPKFVRSKFGHEPITYLHPSLEPILKETYGVICYQEQVLRIAQSIGGFTLGQADVLRKAMSSKNKEIMDKQKEKFLQGAKANGVSEKIATKIYEQVEPFAGYAFNKAHAVCYAFVAYRTAYMKANYPAEYYAALISANMDDKEKLSIYIDDCKRFNIPVFPPDVNASSADFEVEGDGIRFGLGAVKGCSKAVIEGMVAARNAGGKFRDLFDFCERVQAESAINKSSVECLIKVGAFSSILPNRAQLMEMMPDAMSAAASRLKDQKNGQTGLFGSDMDEIVNGFDAGKYAHIGEYPQDQIYTMEKDLVGLYLSGHPLDNMRGQLEKNCSANASNYKELDNDQECTIGGIITDVRTKITRRNDKMAFAKLEDLYGTINVTFFPRDLKNCESQLVKDRVVIIKGRASHRERLAADEEDNTVEVEIRGESVTPLANGNGKTNGNGHRSVHIKINGTPKIRLDILKHILEANPGECSVYFWMFHCGTRQKIATSYKVTATTHFVEEVERVLGKSTVKVG
- a CDS encoding glucuronate isomerase, translated to METTITKIRDMVAQAIRETAVTDIHTHLYSPSFGEILLWGIDELLTYHYLVAETMRWVDVTYEKFWAMSKTEQADLVWKTLFIDHSPVSESCRGVLTTLNMLGLDTSSRDLASYRRFFAEKKVEDYVDMVFKIANLDSAIMTNDPFDDLERPSWTESRPVDPRFKAALRIDGLLNDWSTAAPALNNWGYEVETSFGGNTYSEARRFLVDWITKIDATYMAVSLPPTFAFPEESSRGRLIQDCVLPVAAETGKPFALMLGVKKLTNPALRLAGDSVGKSNIDVIENLCSNHPNVKFLVTMLARENQHELCVAARKFRNLHIFGCWWFLNNPSLINEMTRMRLELLGLSITPQHSDARVLDQLIYKWAHSRHIIEDVLVDKYMDLAATGWQVTEQEISRDVADLFGGSFRQFIK
- a CDS encoding sugar phosphate isomerase/epimerase, with amino-acid sequence MEKVDMCCNDAIGSIYKYADVGLIHFMAYPQTIKGDGPILETLQKICEDDYFTLVEITWMKDPEVRKAAKAMLTQAGMKYAFGGQPTLMTQKLNLNDPDEAGRKKAVEQIKADIDEAYEMGCMATAFLSGKDPGPEGKAKGLELLYESVTEICEYAKGKGNMPIALETFDQVEYGKNTILGPTKDSVAFAEKVRAKYSNFGLMLDLSHMPLLGETTKEMLEPAKDVLVHIHIGNCVMKDPSHPAYGDEHPRFGICGGENGVDELADFIQGLFKIGYFNDKGPKPMSFEVKPIAAFGEPSEIVIANAKRALNKAWAMI